Below is a genomic region from Eupeodes corollae chromosome 1, idEupCoro1.1, whole genome shotgun sequence.
cgtcgtccatagctaaagaaccagaagagatatcgatttcaaataaattttgttatacagataataaagcagaaagatgcagaaagggctctcaagaaaattgcgtgggtggtttttttaccatagcagtttgaaaaaaaggtgaacattttggttaaccctaaatatcttacgaaccaaaaacgctagagatttgaattaaagtttatataatatattgtaaggtgatatcaaataaatatattttttgaaaaaaatccatttaacgcttttttttacaaataaaaaaatgaaaaaaaaaattgtcacctccaaaattttacgactaaaatatgatttcatctctaaaacaattttgtgcaacgaagaataatgtttttgacatctgagagaattttgagaaaaatcgaattgacagtttttttttataaaaaaattaaaatctaaaaaaaaacattactcaaaattggtaaaaattgaatatcgattcaaatatcttttcaaaaatttgagataatagcttctaactactttttacttataagaaatattgtttataacatttgataaaattttgagaaaaatcgaattgacagttttttttacaaaaaattaaaaacctaaaaaaaatttaacaaaagttggtaaaaattgattttctactcaaatatcttttcaaaaatttgaaatattggcttcaaactaattgtatcttataagaaatattgttttcaacattcgataaaattttgaaaaaattgaatataaaaaacaatactaaaacttgataaaaatttactttcgacttaaatagcttttcaaaaattaaaaatattggcttcaaacttattttatttcacagaaaatattgttttcgatattcagtaatttttatataaaaatccaaaggtccgttttttcataaaaaaataaaatctaccaaaaatagtacgcaaatttggtaaaaattgatactagtacatactacatataaacaaacttttaagcaagtcaaatcgacagacgtgatgggaagttatcagtgtgggtcaacttttcattaaaattgccttaattggaaggtcatTTTTTGGCAGCCTTACTTTCatgtcccttatgtcgcctgaacctgcccaatagctttcttttttctcataatacttaagttgaatttgaattttcctaAAAGCTAAACTAAGAGTTAGCAGCAATATGTTTCATATtataagttataaaaattaaattaaaattgtacatagaattaaataattttgaagtccgTACCTTCATCTATTTAGTTTTtaccagtttttaccaattctaCGAAGTATTTTCGTAGATTctctttattttgtaaaaaaaacgaacaatcaatttttaccaacatttgttactatttttttacttacttattcGGCTCCCGATCCATTAAGGTTCTCTACCTAAGATATTACGATGTTCCATTGCTTGCGGTTCCTTGCAAGCTCCATCCGATCGGCGAAATCAAGCGCTCTTGCGTCAGTAACCGCCTGGTCTTTCTAGTGGAGGTTCGGTCTTCCTCGTCGTCTCAAACCTGGGGACTAGGGTTCAAAGATTTCCTGTACTGGAGCTTAGTTGACTATTCGCTGGATGTGGCCAAACTAGTGTTGTCGGCGTATTTTGGCTCTTTGAACTACATCAACATCTTGATACAGTTCGTATAAATTTCACGATTGAATCTTTTCCTTTATTCGACATCTTCGCGTAAAACATAAAGGACCAAATATCCGCTAAAGGATTTGTCTCTCCAATGTGACCAGTATCAATTCCCCTTTTTACTTATCTCCCAGCACTCGGCACTGTAGAGTAGAACTGGTAAACGTTTTGTATAGCGTGCACTGTGTCTTTCGAGAAAGCAATTTTGAAGCCATTTGTTTCACCAAACCAAAGTAGAGAGATAAGTAAACTCCTTGACTACTTGGAAATCACTGCTTCCAGTTGCGACGTTTTGTACTAGGTGGTGGACTGGacatattatgttttatttgttgatagCATGCACTTTGATTTGTCCTCATTCACTTCTAGACGAACGCTTTTCACATGTTTATCTATAGCTGTAAATGCTCCTAGAACAGACGTTGTCTGCAAAGCCAAACAATTGTAAAGACCTGTTAAATATAGTGCCTTCCAGGTTAACACCATTCTGCGCACTATCTGATTCAGGGATTTCTTAAGAAATCACATGATATCGCATCTATTTTCCTGAACCCTGCACATGTCTAAAATAGGTCGGATGAGTTGTTACCCGTATTTTGTACGTTGTACCACGTATTTTGTAACGGCATGCGGCATAACTGGATCAATTTTTTTGGGATCCTAGGTACAGACTTCGCCAAAAGAAGCTCTTGGCGATTTGTACTATTATTTGCGTCTTGAAACTCATTGGTCTTTTCAGGGGCgtctttaaacttttgattGGCCCTGGCCCCAATATGATTTGGGGGCCCAAAAAAGTAGGCACAATATTCATACATCTTTATTGAATTCATCTAAATACTTGACGAGGTGCAGACATTCTACCCCCAGTTCTTCTGCATTATCATCTACATATATGGTATTTTTTGTACACTGTTCGCTAGAATTTTGCAACTCCCTGAAGTCAATTATTGCAATCGACAAAAAAGCCAAACAATGCATTAATTTCTTGATAGCAATTGTAtcgtatttttaattgcaaGTTAATAGTGTTAATAATcggaaaaaattgatattttaagctGGACGGATGGTGCAGGGCCATCAAAttatattgcatttttaattagcATCTAGATTCTGAATTTTGGCATTCTCCCTTAGAACATAGTGAACAAAGCAAATTGGCAGCAACGTCAATCGTTATTGTTATTCTTTTAAGGCCCTGGCTGGTTTTATGAATTCTTTCTAATATTGTGTtccaaatttctgttaaaatgatGACctccagttttgacattttcttcgCTTCGCTTTCTGTGTCGGGAACTTGCTTTGGATCTCTAGAGATAGATGTGAAGGCTTCAATAATTTGCTTATAACCATGATGGAGCGCGTTAACTGCATTATCTCGTGCAGACCATCTTGTttcagaaaggcttttaagaacTCTATGTGAAGTGAACCtaaacattaattcaatttattgcaGCGATGGGTAAGAAAcaaagttgtataatttttgaaccACTTGAAAGAAATTTGTTATCGCCTGCACACAACCAGCTGTATGAAGGCCTACTAAGTTAAGAGAATGTGCTGCACAAGGTACAAAGGTAGTTAATTCGCACTTCTCTTTTAATCTTGCTTGCAAACCAGAATATTTTCCCGATATATTAGACGCATTATCAAAGCTTTGTCCTCTTTAATCCTCTATTGAAATATCATAGTTTCAGAAATGTCAAGATTGTGTCAGCCAAATATTTAGATTTATGCTTTTGAATGggtaaacattttaagaacctttcgataggaacacaatttttaacataccGAATTACAAAAGTCAACTGGTAGATATTTTGCCGATATAATTTCACCTAAAATTTTCATTAGGacttgtttatatatatatatatataatatatatatgtatattataatatattgtaaaacccaatttacgttttttttttataaaaaaaactgacaaaaatgaTTGTAACCTCGAATAtttgacgaacaaaaaatggttaTCTTTCCGAAATGATTGCAtggaacgaagaataacgtttttaacatctggttaagaaaaatcgaatgaatcgaattaatagttttttttgtataaaatatttaaacctaaaaaaaaactttactaaaaatttgataaaaatttactttcgacttaaataccttttcaaaaataaaaaaaaaaatattggcttcaaactaatttcttttaaaaatattatttccgaCATTCCgtaattatttctaaaatatagaaatagattttgaaataaaactatttcatcatattcaaaatattgttggtaatttttaaatttattagaataattcaactgacaacattttaacaaaacactaaaGCCTGCAAATCATTTAAGCAAGATAAACCGACGcacggacgggatgggaagttatcagtgtcggtTGCATTCTtggctcttttttttaagattacaaTGTGTTAAAATTATGTCAGGAGATCGAATATTATCGCTTAgtaaaatttctataaaattaattttaaaaaatgtgtttgcaGACCAAACGCTATTTTCTCATCTTGAAGCGTTATTTTTCTCACCTTGAAGCACTTTGGCCAGCATTATATTATTAATGGTAtcaaaattaagtttgcttttagttttaatcaaagtaaataaaaaaagtatccaCTTAGCAGCAGCTGAGCTGTGAGGAAGTAACATCAAGTCTTAAATGAACTTAcctaaatttcgaaaacaatattcatttaaaccGTTTAATGATAAccaacctttttaaaaaattctgacatgtAAATTTTATCCGTAACTTTTGATCTTGGGATATTGAGCAATCTGTCAATAAATTGATTCATGTTGCCAGAGGTTTAAGATGTTAAGGAGGAGAAGTTCAACGGAACGGGGAGTAAaatgaaacttgttttttttttgttactgtctactaaacttattttgttttctatataatTCTTGTATAGATTCATTCCATTGAGTTGGTGGATTTGGGGCCCATGCCTAAAGACGCCAATGGGTCTTTTACAGGATTTGTCTTAATTTGAATAATTCGTCTAACgtattatttgtattcatttattttttgtaaaaaaaaatcgtaaattCGGTTATTCTCAAAATTACCAGAtgccaaaaattttaatttctaaagaaCGTCTCTCTAGGAATCTGTGAATTAGAGGTTACGGACcttgaaatgtaaaaatgttgaattcgacaaatcggaccgattacaataactttttatggaAGTTTATAATATGATTGAATCATAACAAACCGATAACCGACTCGAGGACTCGAGCACCAAGGATATGAATTTATCTTCGTCTTTTGATAAAATAGTGTTTAGACACataaactttttctttcttaaatatcTCTTTTATACCCAAGGCTGGCGTTGTTCTCTTCCAGAGgtgattcaaaattatttgtctaTTGTCTGTTTTTAACTGAAcccatattttctattttcctcCAGTTAATTAAGATGTTTCTTAAGGCACTGCAAGTCTTTTCAGAGTCAACGTTGCAAAAGATAAATTATGGAATTTCGATTGTTTCCATCCCTTGCTATACTTTCGCGGTTTATTCCTTCCACAAAAAGCCAATTTAAATCCACGACGTGCTTGAAAAGTTACCAATAGaaataaaaagcatttatcCGTCATGTAATATAACTCTTctccttttattttcttcatcttcCTTCACTGGGAAAAGGCATAGATACAATCATTCTtatcatataaaaaaagtttcaaaattatttacatcTTTATAATAATGTGGTACAAAAGAAATacttcattcaaaaaaatacaaaaattgaaagagtATTGGATCAATACTCAGTATCTAATCTAGCTAGAGGTGTACCCTCTCTCTTCCaacttttactttgtttttaataatgcgCCTGAATACAcgcattttattatattttgaaaaaaagaaaagattccgataaataaaattagataaaatataataataattattcttacGTATTAAggtataataaaaagtaaacattaaacaataaaatattattgctaaCATGAGTTAACTGCGTTATGTTTATAGAAGCCACTTATTTCACTGTAATTAAGATCGTTTCGATTAGGGGCGGATGAGGGGGGTGATTGATGGTGATtcgccgccaccaccaccgccgatGCTGTTGAGGAGGACAGAGGTACTGCAGGAACCATTCGTGATGGAAGACCATTCTGGGCATGGAAGTGCTGATGAAGATTCGATATGATTGGAGGATAAACATTTTGTCCCATGATCGAGGTCATAAAACCGTTCGCTACAACGAAATTCCTGTTGAAAGGGATGAGAAATTAGGGTGTTATTAATGAATTGGTATGATTTTAATTAGACATTTTTTATGGATAgttaaaaatgaagaacataCTCGTAGGTACCATTTGGTAATAAACAGGTcatatctatatatttttatttcatttgaggAAGATAACGTAAATGCAAGTAGTCCAAGTTAAGATATCATAAATTACCTCCCCTAAAATTTTTACTCATACCTAGTCGTGCCATAAGTTctgttattttgtattcattgttGTTTCATTTACTTGGCATATTGgttcaatcaaaaattaagttacACTCAAAATGACAGACCTCAGTTTAATGTCAGTCCTTACACTCTAtcttaagaatttaataatttctgtGAAAAGTCTCATTAGGCACGCTTTTCAATTCCGGCGACAAAAATAATCATAAGTATTAAAATATGGAGTCTCCGAGAGCCAATCTTAAGCTTCTCTGAGACCTACGATGTTGACCCTAAGGAACATTTTTGCTGTCTTGGCTTTGTTTGTCTCCACAAAATCCTGTAACAAGAATTTGTCTATCTTCATTGAAAAGTGAGTTTGTTAAACCCTTAATCACATTTCTATGGTACAACTATTCACATTCGTTCCCAAAAATGGAGAGGTGAGACACTTTGAAGTGAGACCTTAAAACCATTACAGAAGCGTGGTGATGGTTACCTTTGACCCTTAGAAAAACAGTTTTGGTTTGATATACAGATTTATCATTAATTGActcttttcaataaatttgcaGGGTCCAGGTATTAACAATTTATCTATAGAGGGTCAATAGCCTTTTATGTGTAGATGCACCCTAATCagtacccgtgttttgttggaaaatgtaTCAATAGTATAGTGGTATTTTGcacgaataacaaaacaatatccgcagtatgaatactaccgataaaagttaaagtagtatcttactacggatggtcttttgacatttatacgagtctcgaatggatcttatgtgatttcgttctcaaatgttggtacgattgatatttcaTTTGTATCTCggtggctgtgttcgttgagtggTGCATTTGGAAACATGCGTTTTCGattgggaaaaaatcaatcgcTAGCTGTTGATatcatttagttttgttaataaaaatggactaactaACCGACCGGAGTCAAGTCGAataaagctcatttcaactcgattcaggtatataaagaattgaggctagcttcaagctcgcttcaacaccacatgttaatgcaGTCGTCTACGAAcaaaaccccctccttgaagttttcattttatatcaaattgttAGTTTattctcaatttccagatgttttcttaccatttcttcatgaaaaaaaaacaccggtAGTATTAAAATGAATGTGGTGAATATATCCGACTATTTTTTGGGCTGCCATCTATTCATAAAGATATAACGAGGTAGTGTAGGACCCGATTTCCGAACATTCGCCAGAACTCATTCCTTACCTATTTAAGGCAATTATTACGATTCTATTTTCCTTAGCGTAAtcagaaatgaaaatgaaaccaAAATAAGTCTTGAAGTTTTATGACTGAATTTATGGCAATACTTGGTTTATTGTGACTTTTAAATCATACCCAGGATTCAATCGATTCGAAAggttaataaaactattttcttttttttcaaatttgtattttatacaaaatcgtTTTTGCTTAAgctaaattaattgaaaaatatctgATTGGGATTATTCTTACAATTTGTTCTATGGGAGCAAATGGTAGCGAGCGTAAGGGCATGAATTATGACCAATTTGGTAGAGGTTTTTGAATCGAATGCATCAACTAAACTGAATAGCAAATTGATGCTTCAGACCGTTATATATTTCTGTTCAAGTTAATAATAAGATTCACCAAAATACTCAATCTAAACAAGAAAGCTTAAAGTCAAAAATACCGTGGTATGAAAAAGATGTACAGAGAATTACAGCAGGTTTAAATCACaatatttaacttataaaaGCCTTTCCCCTCttgttaagaaaattcaattacACTAAGATCATGTATCGGGAGGAAAACACAAACTACAACATTATGCccccaaaaacacaaaatttaccaaaataGTAAATGGAACCTTTTTCACGCAAAACATCAAAGTGGCCTATGTAGCGTTAACAACACATTTTGAAAAGCTTCTGAATCCGCTAACAAATGCGTACGCCATGGAATATGAACTCCCATATCAATATATCGATGATGTTAAAAGCGTCATACACCGAAATGGATTGAATTAAACCCCTGCTCGAGATCGTATTTCGTATGGGTATTTCAAAAccagattcttttgaaaaactaatctggaaatttttaagaaacatgTAATACGACCAATTAAAAAAAGGCGATTCAAAAACTCCCAGTTACTACGGACTACAATACTAATCGTTTTCAAAACCTGTCACAAACCTCTTAACAGAGATCTTACTACGAACGTTTAACCGAATGGATAAACGAAAATGAATTATTAAGCGAATTTCAAACTGAATTTGTAGAGGGTACCCCTCTTAACAGAAGAAAATATCTTCTCCCTGACAAGTATTGCTCGTACGTAAATAGATTAAGGGAAAAATTGTACGCATTCCTTGTATTTTTCAAAGCGGCTTTCGATTACATAGACAGaagatctttatttttttaatgaagcaacCTTGGAGTGTAGAACCAACTTATGGTGTAAGGCAGGGATGTCTCTTTAGTCCACTCCTCTTCTCAATTCATTTAGATGATTCAAGTATGGTTCTTCGCATCAAATATTACTCTATTCTGATGACATTGGTGTACTATCAGAATCGTCCAATATTCTCCAGATGTAGTAccattaattttcaactttattGCAAGCTGtgaaaattacaattaaatgcatctaaataaaaaataatggtatTTCGAAACGGCCGGTCGTCTCGAAAGGAATGAAAGTTAGACTTGCGAAATGATTGACTTGGAAATTGTAAGGGAACATAAGTAAGTCGGTGTTTTCCTAACTTAAACGCTAtcatttaaaaagcatttacaAGAAAAGCTGAAAGAATCCAAAGGCGAAATAAACTATGATTTTAAAACTTGCGTCTGCGACCGAAATATAGCTTCAAGtccaaaatacataatttttgatgCAGTCGTTGAATCAACTATGTGTTATGCGGCACAAGTCTCGAGTTTACTTGAGTTagaagaagtcgaaaaactgcgattttttcaaaacgaataaaaacacacaaaatgacATGTTGCACCTTGAAACTGATCTACAGCCGATATACTCGTACATGTACACTTTTGGTTTATACTTCTCACACTTCAAAACATCCTACCAATcgccttaaaaataaaatcgctTCATACACCTTAACAGTAGATAATTTACTTGATTCTGTAATAGTCCTTGATGAATTGGAActctttttaactctttttaacatgaaaaacaataagTCCCCAGGAATTGATCGCATTCCTGTTGAATGTCTAAAAAACTCATATTTAGAATACAAGTagtatcttctttctttttacaaCAATTTGTACGATTCCGTCAATCGAAAAGCTCTCATTTACAAAAGGGCCTCACTTGGCATATctagaaaatttctaaatatctacgaaaattttgtatgtacaaCTTATGCTACAATTTGGGATGGGGCCGAGGTTTCAAATTGGTTTAAAACGActgcaggtgttccccaaggatgtatcCTCAGCCCAATCTTATTTATCCTctacattgatgatatttcagataatttacccgGTGGAGTTTATTTTTCTGATATTCGTATAAAAGTACTTCTTTACGCGGATGACTTGTTGACTACAGAGATGACTACAGAGTTgtagaaggttgagagaagaaaggtggttccttaacaaccaacctattgaaatagtacagGAATTAAAATATCTAGGAGTTTTGATGTCTGCTAACAGTACcttcaataaacatgttcagcgtaagagtaaagaagctaaagtagctctcaacataatgtggccaactttcttctcaaacaaaaacatagacttagGATCTAAATACCGAGTTTTCCAAGAAACCTTTAACACTTGCTTGTCTAGcggtattcaagtttttggtcacacctattttgaagaatttaagtttatacaactccactttttgaaaagattatttCGGTTACCTACTCGACTCTAACCTATGCAATTTATGTTGAATCTGGAATTGCGCcgatttatattgaaaatttgaaattgcatccagattttttaataagagcAATGAATAAACCAAGTTCGAATCTTCACACATCTATCATGAAGGTTCTTTTGCGAATAGAAGCATCGCCATTTAAGGAATGGACTCAACTTGCCCGATTGCATAATGTTTCTCTTGAACTGAATGAGTTTAACATAGATAACTggcaaaatatcttttcaaatgttatcgcaaaagttgatgaaaatatatatcttcaacatctaaacaactatttattttattaaagcaaatgttattttctgGCAAACAAtctgattttgattttcatattgtgaaaaaaatgttttttaatgaaataaaggaaTAATACTACAACTTAAAAACAGAAATCCACAGTTTTTTTAAGGAATGGAGAAGACTAAAGCTCGACCAATATGTACCACTTCAACTaggaaataaagaaaattttaaaacaaaccatCAAACACTTTTAGGGGAAATTGAGAACTCTGCAAGAAATGCTTTCAACGAACAAAGCCAACAAAGTCAACCAAGAAGctcctataaaatatttaaaaaaaaactttactttaattACCAGAACAGTTTAGATGTAATCAATACTATTTTTAAAGCGACATATGCGAACTCCTAAGACTTAATTACGTAACCTTCATAAGTGAGCAAATCCTGGAATGTACCTACAGAAATTTGAGATCTAGATAGGACATATGTCATTTTATTGGAATCTGTCCTATCTTCAATTCAACTTGGCACATGCCAATGCtcttttgtggaaaaaaaaatatacttaactatgtaatttaatcttatataaaagttaataaaaatcacACTTGCTACTACTGATGCTGTTTCGGTATTAATAAGATTGATGAAgattacaaatttgtatatttaaattatcttaCCTGTATTGCTGATCGATGTGGGCTTTTTCGATGCGTTTATCCTTGGCACGTCgattttgaaaccaaatctTAATTTGTGTCTCTGTCAGTCGTAAGTTCTCTGCTAATTCAAATCTTCTACTCCTGGAAATATATTCGTTGCGATGGAATTCCACTTCCAATCGAAGAGTCTGTTCGGTGCTAAAAGTTGTTCGCTGTCGTCGGGGCCGACCTTCTTTTCGACGACGTCTGGCaacttatataaaaaagaaacaatatcggtatttaattaattgaaagatatattttgtcaaaaaattgaaataagaaatagtggggttttaaattttgtcaagaaatttGAACTCTAAGGCAAATATTGTGGTTTATGTGGGACATTTTGAACAACAGGGCCGATCTTTTGTTATAAGCAGTTAAACACTGTA
It encodes:
- the LOC129943126 gene encoding homeobox protein rough-like: MPYLSERLHGKSAFGFPSDSHFPVGLTAFLARRRRKEGRPRRQRTTFSTEQTLRLEVEFHRNEYISRSRRFELAENLRLTETQIKIWFQNRRAKDKRIEKAHIDQQYRNFVVANGFMTSIMGQNVYPPIISNLHQHFHAQNGLPSRMVPAVPLSSSTASAVVVAANHHQSPPSSAPNRNDLNYSEISGFYKHNAVNSC